DNA sequence from the Chloroflexota bacterium genome:
CTACCGGACGACCGTCGGCGACAACGAGCAGCGCACGGCCGAGGCCATCTCGCTCGCCATGCGCCGCGCCGACTTGGTCATCACCACCGGCGGCCTCGGCCCAACCGTGGACGACGTAACGCGCCAGGCAGTGGCCCGCGCCACCGGCCGCCCGCTTGCCCTCCACCCCGAACTCCTCGCCGCCATTGAGGCGCGCTTCCGCAGTTTCGGCTATCGGATGACGGCGAACAACGTTCAGCAGGCGTACATCCCGCAGGGCGCCGTCGCGATTGAGAACCCCGTGGGCACAGCCCCCTGCTTCGCCGTGGAGACCCCCACCGGCGCGGTCATCTCGCTCCCCGGCGTGCCCCGCGAACTGGAGTACCTCATGGAGAATGCCGTCATCCCCTACCTGCGTCGGCGGTTCGGACTCCACGAGGTCATCAAGACCCGCGTCCTGAAGACCTGCGCCATCGGCGAGAGCGCCATAGACCAGCAGATCGCCGACCTGATGCAGACCTGCAACCCCACGGTGGGCCTCAACGCGCACCCAGGCCAGACCGACGTCCGCATCACCGCCAAGGCTGCATCGGAAGAAGAGGCCGACCGGCTGCTGGCCGAAATGGAGGCGAAAATCCACGAGCGACTGGGAGATAGCATCTACGGCACCGGCACCCAGACGCTGGAGGAAGT
Encoded proteins:
- a CDS encoding CinA family nicotinamide mononucleotide deamidase-related protein, which produces MRAEIITSGTELLLGDLVDTNAAYLSRQLRALGIDVHYRTTVGDNEQRTAEAISLAMRRADLVITTGGLGPTVDDVTRQAVARATGRPLALHPELLAAIEARFRSFGYRMTANNVQQAYIPQGAVAIENPVGTAPCFAVETPTGAVISLPGVPRELEYLMENAVIPYLRRRFGLHEVIKTRVLKTCAIGESAIDQQIADLMQTCNPTVGLNAHPGQTDVRITAKAASEEEADRLLAEMEAKIHERLGDSIYGTGTQTLEEVLLQWLQARGETVAVLETPTGGQLTQRLASVRGVAGFLGSIVAPADESLRALVPAWSETPDPCLSARAAADSVRERFGATYGLAIVPCAEGSAIAFSGPRGSGCQVVTRPSRDAFGRTWIVTTALNLLRRHILNQ